The window GCGCGACAATCGACGAGCGCGCGCGGCTGGGGGTAGGCATCTCCTTCCAGCGGCCGCCGACGATAAAGGGAGTGACGCTGCGTTCGCTGATCTCCTTCGGCAGCCCTAACCTCTCGCGGGAGGAGATCGAGAAGACGGCGGCAAAGCTCGACGCCGAAGAATTCCTCGACCGCGAGATAAACGCCGGGCTCTCCGGCGGAGAGATGAAGCGCACGGAGATGCTTCAGATAATTCTCCAGTCGCCGGAGCTCGTCTGTCTCGACGAGCCGGAATCGGGCGTCGACCTGGAGAATATGGCACTGATCGGCAAGGCCGCGCGCATTGCCCTCGGGCGCGACAGTTTTGACGGCGCGGCCTGCCGCCGCTCGATCAAGAGCCGCCGCGCGGATTACAAATCCGGTCTCATCATCACGCATACGGGGCAGATAATGGATCATCTCTATGTCGATAAGGGACATGTGCTGATGAACGGCGAGATAGTCTGCTCGGGCAACGCCCTGGAACTGCTCGGTGAGATAAGGAGCCACGGCTATACCGAATGCTTCCGCTGCGCGGGCTGCGAAA is drawn from Cloacibacillus porcorum and contains these coding sequences:
- a CDS encoding ABC transporter ATP-binding protein; this encodes MTGDKLLEIEDLHVSVEGRAVLKGVSLSVGEGEIHALFGPNGSGKTTLLNTVIGFSRYKITRGAIYFKGRDITGATIDERARLGVGISFQRPPTIKGVTLRSLISFGSPNLSREEIEKTAAKLDAEEFLDREINAGLSGGEMKRTEMLQIILQSPELVCLDEPESGVDLENMALIGKAARIALGRDSFDGAACRRSIKSRRADYKSGLIITHTGQIMDHLYVDKGHVLMNGEIVCSGNALELLGEIRSHGYTECFRCAGCERSEG